In Melospiza melodia melodia isolate bMelMel2 chromosome 30, bMelMel2.pri, whole genome shotgun sequence, a single window of DNA contains:
- the NEUROD2 gene encoding LOW QUALITY PROTEIN: neurogenic differentiation factor 2 (The sequence of the model RefSeq protein was modified relative to this genomic sequence to represent the inferred CDS: inserted 1 base in 1 codon) yields the protein MLTRLFSEPSLVPEVPKFPGWAEECEEDARSEKEERAAKGCALPEEPPEGSLGESKEEGELGGDEEEEEEEEEGLEEAEGERPKKRGXKKRKMTKARLERSKLRRQKANARERNRMHDLNAALDNLRKVVPCYSKTQKLSKIETLRLAKNYIWALSEILRSGKRPDLVSYVQTLCKGLSQPTTNLVAGCLQLNSRNFLTEQGQDGGRFHGPNAASFAVHPYPYPCSRLAAAPCPPAAGPGPHGLRTHGYCASAYESLYGNTSPDYNSSEYDGGLSPPLCINGNFSLKQDSSSPDHEKSYHYSMHYSALPGSRPAAHNLVFGSAGMRGGVHSENIFPYDMHLPHERGPMYEELNAFFHN from the exons ATGTTGACGCGACTTTTCAGCGAGCCCAGCCTGGTCCCCGAAGTCCCGAAATTCCCCGGTTGGGCCGAGGAGTGCGAGGAGGATGCCCGGAGCGAGAAGGAGGAGCGGGCGGCCAAGGGCTGCGCCCTCCCCGAGGAGCCGCCCGAGGGTTCGCTGGGAGAGAGCAAGGAGGAAGGGGAGCTAGGaggggacgaggaggaggaggaggaggaggaggaaggcctgGAGGAGGCGGAGGGCGAGCGGCCCAAGAAGCGCG CCAAGAAGAGGAAGATGACGAAGGCGCGGCTGGAGCGCTCCAAGCTGCGGCGGCAGAAGGCGAACGCCCGCGAGAGGAACCGGATGCACGACCTGAACGCGGCCCTGGACAACCTGCGCAAGGTGGTGCCCTGCTACTCCAAAACGCAAAAACTCTCCAAAATCGAGACCCTCCGCTTGGCCAAGAACTACATCTGGGCTCTCTCCGAGATCCTGCGCTCGGGCAAGCGGCCCGACCTGGTCTCCTACGTGCAGACTCTGTGCAAGGGGCTGTCCCAGCCCACCACCAACCTGGTGGCCGGCTGCCTCCAGCTCAACTCCCGCAACTTCCTGACGGAGCAGGGCCAGGACGGGGGTCGTTTCCACGGCCCCAACGCCGCCTCCTTCGCCGTGCACCCCTACCCCTACCCCTGCTCGCGGCTGGCCGCGGCGCcctgcccgcccgccgccggccccgggccgCACGGGCTGAGGACACACGGCTACTGCGCCTCCGCCTACGAGAGCCTCTACGGCAACACCTCCCCCGACTACAACAGCTCGGAGTACGACGGGGGGCTCAGCCCGCCGCTCTGCATCAACGGCAACTTCTCCCTCAAGCAGGACTCTTCATCCCCCGACCACGAGAAAAGCTACCACTACTCTATGCACTACTCGGCGCTGCCCGGCTCCCGCCCCGCCGCTCACAACCTGGTCTTCGGCTCGGCGGGGATGCGCGGGGGGGTCCACTCCGAGAACATCTTCCCCTACGACATGCACCTCCCGCACGAGCGGGGCCCCATGTACGAGGAGCTCAACGCCTTCTTCCACAACTGA
- the LOC134430787 gene encoding collagen alpha-1(III) chain-like: protein MGTGLSPLNGDGETRLPRGCDRHEGGRHRRGTLPSRAKALVAPQPPGPGRGSGRSCRRCRIPEKPPPPAAGASRRWQVRSFAAIPGTDVLVLTPLRWSLADRAGRGRLCSPRGAGDRCQPGPPRPRLRAPPGPPVPPRGSASWAPHGTKTGTAPPGLTPTSLRVPRIPPDPRAAPGAGPPPQRGERRAPGASEPGGAAAPDLPLPSPGAAGQRAGHRSLVPSLAQAPGTGTSYRGRAPEHCNETVHGNRAPKPSTGASHRSRSPELYTGSAGPHCGAGPCRFPHFRRGTGETKIPTIERKAQPRHRHRHPRHSRSRSRCRRRPRVPSSPPPLRGAIRPWPRCRRWRKGRTSPASAPRSLRPAPSVVPGSCRAFPPEKRVPGGRWGRSRRKRIRGSGGSGERRGPTGGSGAARIRSSAQARHRRLRHRAQHVGAALDPAPVCSRGPTLNRPGLPPKAAGLRGAAPVRPRRSVIPGRTSPHGRERSARRCPVPAAVGRRTAAADSSAPGTGTALPGLHRAPGSATGTGYRERHRTSRIPGLPWAPAPSTGAGASGAPTGASNRRKHRRWHRRWHRAPSRGSIGKRHREPAPVPGADRLPGAAAREPALAAAASQPCRAHRHRGPVPAPGTEPRAPAPRGAQRCHRRWTEPGPPHRIPVPSLVRGGHRLPGPGGDTRGAQPRYISAAAPRAAHSGGGNGAGTAGGGTGGARPGAPRCPRGRKESGEGGGVNIEYLLIAVEGRSVITASPRSHRRRLVTADESWRGRHRERAAGASGGAGRGGGRCMQNGRAPGPRPERRRRRAGSGRRGRGPGTGTGERDRRPARGGLAYRWP from the exons atggggacagggctcaGTCCCCTGAATGGGGACGGGGAAACGCGACTCCCTCGGGGCTGCGACCGCCACGAAGGGGGCAGACACAGGCGGGGGACGCTGCCCAGCCGGGCCAAGGCCCTCGtggccccgcagcccccggggccgggccggggctccgggCGGAGCTGCCGGCGGTGCCGCATTCCGGAGAAGCCGCCTCCGCCGGCGGCCGGTGCCAGCAGGCGCTGGCAGGTTCGGAGCTTCGCAGCGATTCCAGGCACAGATGTCCTTGTTTTAACTCCTCTGCGATGGAGCCTGGCAGAccgggcggggagggggcggctcTGCAGCCCCCGGGGCGCCGGGGATCGCTgccagcccggcccgccccggccgcGGCTCCGGGCACCGCCGGGACCTCCCGTTCCTCCACGGGGTTCGGCGTCCTGGGCTCCGCACGGCACAAAAACGGGGACGGCCCCCCCCGGCCTGACCCCCACATCCCTCCGTGTCCCCCGCATCCCTCCCGACCCCCGGGCAGCCCCCGGAGCGGGGCCGCCTCCGCAGCGCGGCGAGCGCCGGGCGCCGGGAGCCTCCG agcccggcggggcggcggctCCCGACCTCCCGCTGCCCTCCCCGGGAGCCGCCGGGCAGCGGGCCGGGCACCGGAGCCTTGTACCGAGCCTGGCACAAGCACCGGGCACCGGAACCTCGTACCGGGGCCGGGCACCGGAGCATTGCAACGAAACCGTTCACGGGAACCGTGCACCAAAACCTTCCACCGGAGCTTCGCACCGGAGCCGTTCTCCGGAGCTTTACACCGGGAGTGCGGGGCCGCATTGCGGGGCCGGGCCTTGCCGGTTCCCGCATTTTCGGCGGGGCACCGGGGAAACAAAAATCCCGACAATTGAACGGAAAGCGCagccccggcaccggcaccggcacccccGGCACAGCCGGTCCCGGAGCAGATGTCGGCGGCGCCCCCGcgtcccctcctcccctcctcccctccgcGGGGCCATCCGGCCCTGGCCCCGGTGCCGCCGGTGGCGGAAGGGCCGCACATCACCGGCCTCGGCCCCGCGGAGCCTCCGCCCGGCCCCATCGGTTGTCCCCGGGTCCTGCCGGGCTTTTCCCCCCGAGAAACGAGTCCCGGGAGGACGGTGGGGCCGGAGCCGTCGGAAGAGGATCCGCGGCTCTGGGGGGAGCGGCGAGCGCCGGGGCCCGACCGGGGGCTCGGGGGCCGCTCGGATCCGTTCCTCGGCTCAGGCCCGACACCGGCGGCTCCGCCACCGGGCCCAGCACGTCGGGGCCGCGCTGGATCCCGCCCCAGTTTGCAGCCGCGGCCCGACCCTAAACCGGCCCGGTTTACCCCCAAAagccgcggggctgcggggcgcgg CCCCGGTGCGGCCCCGGCGCTCGGTGATCCCGGGGAGAACCAGCCCGCACGGTCGggagcgcagtgcccggcgctgCCCGGTGCCGGCGGCCGTCGGGCGGCG CACCGCGGCCGCGGACAGCTCCGCTCCGGGCACGGGCACCGCGCTGCCAGGGCTgcaccgggcaccgggcagcGCTACCGGCACCGGGTACCGAGAACGGCACCGGACATCGCGGATCCCGGGGCTCCCATGGGCACCGGCTCCTTCAACCGGTGCGGGAGCTTCCGGGGCTCCAACGGGCGCCAGCAACCGGCGCAAACATCGGCGCTGGCACAGGCGCTGGCACCGGGCACCGAGCCGAGGCTCCATCGGGAAGCGGCACCGGGAACCGGCACCAGTCCCGGGAGCTGACCGGCTTCCCGGGGCCGCCGCGCGAGAACCGGCCttggccgccgccgcctcgcaGCCTTGCCGAGCCCACCGGCACCGCGgcccggtgccagccccgggcACCGAGCCCCGAGCTCCCGCTCCCAGGGGAGCGCAGCGGTGTCACCGCCGGTGGACCGAGCCGGGCCCGCCGCACCGGATCCCGGTGCCTTCATTGGTGAGGGGGGGACACCGCCTCCCCGGTCCCGGGGGGGACACCCGTGGGGCACAGCCGCGTTATAtcagcgccgccgccccgcgggCCGCGCATTCGGGCGGCGGGAACGGCGCCGGCACCGCCGGGGGCGGCACGGGGGGGGCTCGGcccggtgccccccggtgcccccggggGCGGAAGGAAAGCGGCGAAGGCGGCGGAGTCAACATTGAATATTTATTAATCGCCGTCGAAGGACGCTCGGTAATTACAGCCTCGCCGCGATCGCACCGGCGGCGGCTCGTCACGGCCGACGAGTCctggcggggccggcaccgggagcgggcgGCGGGAGCGTCCggcggggcagggaggggagggggccgGTGCATGCAGAACGGCCGGGCCCCGGGCCCGCGCCccgagcgccgccgccgccgagcgGGCTCCGGGCGGCGGGGACGGGGACCGGGAACCGGGACCGGGGAGCGGGATCGGCGCCCGGCGCGGGGGGGTCTTGCATATCGTTGGCCATAA